Genomic DNA from Deinococcus planocerae:
GCCTCCAGGCTCGCGTCCGGCGAGAGCAGGTCCAGGGTGCCCGTCTTGAGGAGGGCAACGTCACGCAGGGGATCGTCCCACGCCGCCTTCGTCCAGTCGATCACGATCACTTCCCCCTCAGGCGCGATCAGGATGTTGTCCTGCCACAGGTCGAGGTGGCAAAACGCCGAGGGCTGGTCGAGCAGCCCGCGCTCCAGCGGCTCCTCCACGGCGTCGAAGAGGTCGTCGAGGGGGTAGGCGGCGAGCGCGCGGCGGAAGCGCTTGAGGCGTTCACGCAGGCGGCTGAGGTCCACGGCCTCTCCCCGCTCGCGGTGGAGGGCCCTCAGGATCTCGCGCAGCCTCGGGAGCGCGCGGGGGACGTCGGCGGCGGCGAGGGGGTGCCCGGGGAAGCGGCGCATGATCAGGGCCTCCACCCCGTCGGCCTCCACGGCGTCCACCACCCAGTCGCCGAGAGCGGCGCGGCGCATGTTCTCGGCCTCCAGGCGGTGCTCGCCCTGCTGGTTGCGGTACACCTTCACGACGACCCCTCCGTCCGGGGTGCTGTACACGCGGCTTTGCATCCCCTGGTCCATCGGGGTGAGGGGGCCGTAGCGGGCCTCCAGCACGGGGAAACGGAGGGAGGTCGGGCCGCCGGAGGTCACCCGCGCATCATAGCGGGGCCCGTGGGCGGGGGCGACGAAAGACGAGCGGGGAGCGGGCCCGGACCGGACGGGAAACGTCACGGGCCGCAGAGCACGCGGGCCGTCTCCTCCGGCGTGCGGGAACAGGCCCTACTGCGGGAGTTGTTCGAGCACCGTCACCAGGCGCGGGTCGAGGGTGACCCCGGCCTGGGCCCGGACGCGCTCGGGGTCGCCCAGGCGGACCGAGGCGTTCGCCACGGCGAGGATGCGGGCGTAGAGCGGGATGTCCTCACCGCTCAGGCCGTTCGGCTCCCCGCCGCCGTCCCAGCGCTCGTGGTGGTGGCGGATGGCCTTTTGCGACTCGGCGAGCTGCGGGACCCCGTGCAGGAAGTTGGCGCCGACCTGGGCGTGTCCGGCCTCGCCGTTGATCTTGCCGAGGTCGTGGAGGGTGGCGGCGAACCAGAGTTCTTCGAGCTCGCGCCCTGCCAGCCCCACCGCCCGCCCGAGGCGCAGGGCCGTCTCCGCCACCGCCTGCGCGTGCCCCAGCGAGTCGAACTCGCGGCTCTCGACCGCCTCGACGAGGGCGACCGAGAGCTGCCGGGACGCCTGCCGCCAGTCGTCGCGCGATCCCAAGAGGCTCAGCAGCGGCGCGACAGCCCCCGCCCAGCGGGACACAGCCTCCTGCGCGGCGGGCGCGACCTCCCCCGCCACCCTGCCGTCGAAGACGAGCGCGCCCAGGGTGCGCCCCCGGTCCGCCAGCGGCACGACGAGGGTCCAGAGCGCGTCTTTCAGCCCGCACTCGTCGAGCCGGGCGTGGACCTCGGGCGGGTTCTGCTCGTAGAGGTCGCGGCCTCCCCCCGCGAGCACCCGGGGGCGGGGTCCGGTCCAGGGGCCGCTCAGCACCGTGCCTACCAGGGTCTTGGGATAGCCGAGAACCGCCGTCACCCGGTCTTCTCCCCGGCGCAGGACCCCGTACCCCTGCACCCCGCCTCCGAGCAGGCTCGCCCCGTGCGCCAGGGCCCCCTCCAGGATGCCCTCGGCGGTCGGGCGGGCGAGGAGATCGGCCAGCACGCGGGTCGCGTCGGGCGTCTCGGCGGGGGTGGGTCCTTCGGCGGCCACCGCCGGGCGGAGGTCGGGTTCGGGCGCGGTCTGCGGGCGAGGGGGGCGTCGGAACACGTTGCGGCGAGTATACCCGCGCTACCCTGGCCCCCGGATGCCGCGTCCCCCCACCCCCCCCGGAGACTTCAGGACCCAGCGCCCCGCCACTCACCCGCCGCGCCCCAGCCGGGTGACGGAGGCGGTGCGGCGCGGTTACGACGCCTACACGCGCCGGGCCCGGGCCTGGACGGCGGGCTACCAGGAACGCGGCGGGCGGGTCTACTGCGGGGCGGGGTGCTTCGCGTGCTGCAACATGCCCATCCGGGTCAGCCTCGCCGAGGCGCTCGTGACCGCGCAGGCCCTGACGGAGGGGGGGGCCGCGCGGATGGAGGCCCACGCCCGCCGGGTCATTCAGAACGCCCGCACCGCGCCGAGCGACGACGTGTACGTCGAGCGCCACCGCCGGGAGGTAGGCTATTGCCCGCTGCTCGACCGGGCGACGGGCGGCTGCTCGCGCTACGACGTGCGGCCCACCCGCTGCCGCGACACCTTCAGCGCCCTGCCCGCCCGCTACTGCGAGGCCGGGGCGTGGGAGCAGATGACCCGCCGCGAGCGCGAGGCCTATCGCCGCGAGGTCGCCCGCACCCCCGGCACCGACGGCGAGCTGCACTTCATCGCCCCCCTCGAACATCTCTCGGAGCCGATCTGGGCGTCGGCGGCGAAGGCCATGCGCGCCGAGTGGGGCGTGGAGGCGTGGGGCGACTTCTGGGTCCTGACGACCCTGGCCCGCGACGCGGCCTTCATGGCGGCCATCGAGCGGGGGGACGCGCGGGGGGCGTGGCGGGCGGCGAAGGCGGCGGGGCTGGCGCACCCGACGGTGCTGGAGGTGGGCTGAGCACCCCCTAGACTGTCCCGCGTGAGCGCCTCCCCCTCCATCCCCAGAGCCGACCTTTATGCTGCCGCCGACCGCTTCGGCACGCCGCTGTACGTGTACGACGCGGCGGAGCTGGACGCCGCCCTCGCCCGGGTGCAAGCGGCGTTCGGGGGGGCGCGGGTCTTCTACGCGATGAAGGCGAACCCGAACCTCGCGCTCCTCGCCCGGTTGCGTGCCTCGGGCGTGGGCTTCGAGTGCGTGAGCGCCGGGGAGATCGCGCGGGCCGAGCACGTGGGTGCGGGGGGCGAAGACATTCTGGTGAACGGCCCCGCCAAGTCGCGCGAGGAGTACGAGACGGGCGCGCGGCTCGGCGCCATCTTCGTCGTGGACCGCGAGGAGGAGGTGGGGCTTCTGCCCCCCGGCTCGCGGGCCCTCGTGCGGGTGAATCCGGCCCTGAACGTCAGCACCCACGACCACCTCGCCACGGGCGCGGCGGGGAGCAAATTCGGGGTGACGCCCGCGCAGGCCCCCGGGGTGCTGCGGGCGCTGCGGGAGGCCGGGCACCACGCCCTCGGCCTGCACGTCCACATCGGCAGCGCGATCCGTCTTGTTACGGACTTCGGCGCCGCCTTCGCCCGCCTCGCCGAGTTGCGGGCGCACACGGGCGAATTGGAGGTCCTCGACGTGGGCGGCGGCTGGGGGCTGGGCGCCGACCTGCCCGGTATCGCCCGCGAGGCGCGGGAGGCCGCGAGCGCGTTCGGAGCGCAGTTGTGGGTCGAACCGGGCCGCTACCTCGTCGCGCGGGCGGGCACGCTGCTCACGCGGGTGGTGGGCACCAAGCGCACCGGGCGCAACTTCCTCCTCACCGACGCGGGCATGACCGAGCTGCTGCGGCCCATGCTGTACGGGGCCGTTCACCCGGTCACGCCGCTCTGGGACGGTGGGGAGGCACAGACCTGGGACGTGGCCGGGCCCGCCTGCGAGAGCGGCGACCTGCTCGCGCGGGACGTGGCGCTGCCTGAGCCGAACCCGGGCGACCTCCTCGCGGTCGGGGACGCGGGGGCGTACGGGGCGGCGATGAGCGGCAGCTACCTCACCCGGCCCAGGCCCGCCGAGGCGCTGTGGGAGGGTGGTGCGTGGCGGCTGATCCGACGCCGGGAGACGCCGCGGGACGTGTGGGCGGCGGAGATGGGCGCGTACACTGCCTCCACCCATGATCGTCAAGGACCTTGAACCGCAGACGTACTCTGACCCCCTGCGCCGCGCCGGGTACGAGGCCGAGCGGCAGATGACGCACTACCTCAAGCGGGCCTTCGGGGACGACCCCCACGTCTGGGTGTGGCACAACCTGCGGATCGAGCGCAAGGGGGAGGCGGCGCAGCTCGACCACCTCGTCATGTACAGGCACGGCCTGATCGTGGTGGAGAGCAAGAGCGTGACGGGGCAGGTCAGCATCAACGGGCAGGGGGAGTGGACGCGCTGGTGGAAGGGCGAGGGACGCGGGATGCCCTCCCCCATCCTGCAAGCCCGGCGACAACTCGACCTGCTCACGCGGCTGCTTTCCGAACACACGGAGAAGGTGCTCGACCGGGGTCTGTTCGGGCTCACCCAGCGCCGCTTCGATCCCATGCGGCGTGACGTGCTCGTCGCCATCTCGGACGGGGGCCGCGTCACCCGCAAGGCGGAAGTTCCCGAGGTCGTGAAGGCCGACCAGGTGCCAAGGCCGCATCCGGGAGATCACGCGGGAAGCGGGCGGCCTCGGCGCCTTCGCCTTGAGCGGCATCGAACTCGCGCGCCTGGCCACCTTCTTGTGGGAACGTCACCAATCCGCGGTACAGATGGCGGGGCAGACGGCACAGACACCCCCGTTCCCCCCGGAGCCGGCCCCCGCGCCCGCCCAACTCAGAACCTCCCGGGAGCGGCAGA
This window encodes:
- a CDS encoding nuclease-related domain-containing protein, with translation MIVKDLEPQTYSDPLRRAGYEAERQMTHYLKRAFGDDPHVWVWHNLRIERKGEAAQLDHLVMYRHGLIVVESKSVTGQVSINGQGEWTRWWKGEGRGMPSPILQARRQLDLLTRLLSEHTEKVLDRGLFGLTQRRFDPMRRDVLVAISDGGRVTRKAEVPEVVKADQVPRPHPGDHAGSGRPRRLRLERHRTRAPGHLLVGTSPIRGTDGGADGTDTPVPPGAGPRARPTQNLPGAAEPSAARPGHRLPLLRLGGRDGRVWKIRVLPQMPRLRREHPREGSLPLLRSAGATAQGRA
- a CDS encoding YkgJ family cysteine cluster protein, producing the protein MPRPPTPPGDFRTQRPATHPPRPSRVTEAVRRGYDAYTRRARAWTAGYQERGGRVYCGAGCFACCNMPIRVSLAEALVTAQALTEGGAARMEAHARRVIQNARTAPSDDVYVERHRREVGYCPLLDRATGGCSRYDVRPTRCRDTFSALPARYCEAGAWEQMTRREREAYRREVARTPGTDGELHFIAPLEHLSEPIWASAAKAMRAEWGVEAWGDFWVLTTLARDAAFMAAIERGDARGAWRAAKAAGLAHPTVLEVG
- the lysA gene encoding diaminopimelate decarboxylase; this encodes MSASPSIPRADLYAAADRFGTPLYVYDAAELDAALARVQAAFGGARVFYAMKANPNLALLARLRASGVGFECVSAGEIARAEHVGAGGEDILVNGPAKSREEYETGARLGAIFVVDREEEVGLLPPGSRALVRVNPALNVSTHDHLATGAAGSKFGVTPAQAPGVLRALREAGHHALGLHVHIGSAIRLVTDFGAAFARLAELRAHTGELEVLDVGGGWGLGADLPGIAREAREAASAFGAQLWVEPGRYLVARAGTLLTRVVGTKRTGRNFLLTDAGMTELLRPMLYGAVHPVTPLWDGGEAQTWDVAGPACESGDLLARDVALPEPNPGDLLAVGDAGAYGAAMSGSYLTRPRPAEALWEGGAWRLIRRRETPRDVWAAEMGAYTASTHDRQGP
- a CDS encoding HD-GYP domain-containing protein, translating into MFRRPPRPQTAPEPDLRPAVAAEGPTPAETPDATRVLADLLARPTAEGILEGALAHGASLLGGGVQGYGVLRRGEDRVTAVLGYPKTLVGTVLSGPWTGPRPRVLAGGGRDLYEQNPPEVHARLDECGLKDALWTLVVPLADRGRTLGALVFDGRVAGEVAPAAQEAVSRWAGAVAPLLSLLGSRDDWRQASRQLSVALVEAVESREFDSLGHAQAVAETALRLGRAVGLAGRELEELWFAATLHDLGKINGEAGHAQVGANFLHGVPQLAESQKAIRHHHERWDGGGEPNGLSGEDIPLYARILAVANASVRLGDPERVRAQAGVTLDPRLVTVLEQLPQ
- a CDS encoding aminoglycoside phosphotransferase family protein, yielding MTSGGPTSLRFPVLEARYGPLTPMDQGMQSRVYSTPDGGVVVKVYRNQQGEHRLEAENMRRAALGDWVVDAVEADGVEALIMRRFPGHPLAAADVPRALPRLREILRALHRERGEAVDLSRLRERLKRFRRALAAYPLDDLFDAVEEPLERGLLDQPSAFCHLDLWQDNILIAPEGEVIVIDWTKAAWDDPLRDVALLKTGTLDLLSPDASLEAALTFLPDRAPETVTRLRAYLAHTYLHDLYWFLMNEPYEFDGQRGPKLSRARHVLARLPG